CTCGCGATTGAGAAGGCGAAGTCAAGCACGATTAGTGCGATCAGTGTCTATAACTGCAATCATATCGGGCGGATCGGCAGTTATCCAATGATGGCAGCCGAAGCCGGTATGGTAGGCATCACGATGGTGAACGCTGGAGGGACTGCGCTGTACGTTACGCCATTCGGTGGACGAGACGGAAGATTGGCAACGAACCCCATCGCAATCGCCACCCCGACACGCCAAGGACAGCCGATCCTGCTTGATATCACAAGCAGCGTTGTTGCGCAGGGAAAGATTCGGGTTGCCCTGAATCGCGGGGACTCCGTGCCACTCGGTTGGCTCATCAACAGTGAAGGTGAACCGACATCAAATCCACAAGACCTGATGGCATCTCCACCCGGTGCGTTGTTACCGCTCGGTGGGATTGTCGGACATAAGGGGTACGCCCTCGCCCTGCTGATTGACATTCTTGGCGGTGCGCTGTCTGGGGCGGGCTGTAGCGGTTCAGGGAACACACGGCTCCAGAACGGTGTCTTGATGATTGTACTGGACATCGCCAATTTTACGCCACTTAATGACTTCTATGATCATGTTGAAGGACTCGTTGCCCACGTGAAAGCCTCACCGACTGCACCGGGATTCGAGGAAATTCTGACCCCGGGTGAGATTGAGGCACGCCAAACGGAGCTGCGTTTACGCGAGGGGATCCCTATTGACGACGAAACGTGGCGACAGATTCAAGAAACAGCAGCGGAGGTCGGGATACCCGAACTTGAGTTTTGAGACAATTGAAACCGCCCGTTCAAGCCATCATCTTCGACTTTGACTATACGCTGGCAGACTCTTCTGAGGGGGTCATTGAATGTATTAACTTCGCACTTGACAGACTCGGTCTTCCACTCGCTGGGGATGCCGAGATTCGGAAGACAATCGGTCTATCACTACCCGATGCCTTGGTGATGTTAGTCGGGAAGGAATACATCCATCACACTGATGCGTTTATACGACTGTTCGTTGAACGCGCTGATGAAGTGATAACTGACATGACGGAACTCTTTGACATTGTTCCAGAAACAGTCGCAGCGTTGCAGAAATTAGGGATCCGACTCGGTATTGTTACACTGAAGTATCGTTACCGTATCGAATCGGTGCTCAGACGGGAGCAGCTGACGGACGCGTTTGAAGTCATCATCGGTTTTGAAGATGTGTCTGAGCAGAAACCGAACCCAACGGGTTTGCTGACAGCAGTTGAAAGATTGGAGTGTGTCCGCCAAAATTGCTTCTATGTTGGGGATAGTGTAACCGATGCCAAAACCGCACAGCAGGCTCATATAGACTTTATCGCTGTGCTGTCAGGTGTCACGCCACGCGCAGTTTTCGAGGATTATGACGTTTATGCTGTTCTTAAAGATGTGTCTGAGCTGCTAAATTTAGAGTCGGTGAGAAGAGAGCAACGCCGTTAACAACCAAAAAAGGGGCACTAATAATGCAAAATGGACAGATCACTATCGGTGAGTACCTTCTGAGAAAATTGCAATATTACGGTATTGATCACATTTTTGGTATTCCGGGTGATTATGTAGTGCAGTTTTTCGATATGATCGAGAAAAGCCCTATTCAACACATCGGTACGACACGAGAAGAAACTGCGGGATTTGCTGCAGACGCCTATGCCCGGACAAAAGGCATCGGCGCTGCATGTGTGACGTATGGTGTTGGTGGGCTATCGATGATCAACGCTGTTACTGCCGCCTACGCTGAAAAATCACCTCTCGTTGTGATTAGCGGAAGCCCGGGGATAGAAGAGCGTAGCGAAGAGGGACTTTTGCACCATAAAGGTAAAGATTTCTACACACAACAACGTATTTATGACGAGATAACCGTTGCATCCGCACTCCTTGATGAACCCTTTACCGCCTTTAACGAGATAGATAGAGTGCTCGACGCTGTGTATTGGCACAAGCGTCCGGGCTACATAGAACTGCCACGGGATAGAGTCGGTGTGCTCGGGACACTCTTCCAACGTCCTTCAACGAGAGACCGCCAGAGTGCCCCTGAGACATTAGAGGCCGCCTTAGCAAATGCAATTGCCTTCATAAATCAGAGCGAAAATCCTGTCATTTTGGCAGGTGCGGAACTCCACAGATTCGGCTACCAA
This genomic window from Candidatus Poribacteria bacterium contains:
- a CDS encoding HAD-IA family hydrolase; this translates as MRQLKPPVQAIIFDFDYTLADSSEGVIECINFALDRLGLPLAGDAEIRKTIGLSLPDALVMLVGKEYIHHTDAFIRLFVERADEVITDMTELFDIVPETVAALQKLGIRLGIVTLKYRYRIESVLRREQLTDAFEVIIGFEDVSEQKPNPTGLLTAVERLECVRQNCFYVGDSVTDAKTAQQAHIDFIAVLSGVTPRAVFEDYDVYAVLKDVSELLNLESVRREQRR
- a CDS encoding Ldh family oxidoreductase gives rise to the protein VETSSDMPNFTQEQLQKITADIFEARGVPRAEAAIIAELLVASNLAGHDSHGVLRIPQYMSLIESGLIQPGAAMEVERESTSHALINGNWGFGHVIAQKAMSLAIEKAKSSTISAISVYNCNHIGRIGSYPMMAAEAGMVGITMVNAGGTALYVTPFGGRDGRLATNPIAIATPTRQGQPILLDITSSVVAQGKIRVALNRGDSVPLGWLINSEGEPTSNPQDLMASPPGALLPLGGIVGHKGYALALLIDILGGALSGAGCSGSGNTRLQNGVLMIVLDIANFTPLNDFYDHVEGLVAHVKASPTAPGFEEILTPGEIEARQTELRLREGIPIDDETWRQIQETAAEVGIPELEF